A stretch of the Lactuca sativa cultivar Salinas chromosome 9, Lsat_Salinas_v11, whole genome shotgun sequence genome encodes the following:
- the LOC111888124 gene encoding 30S ribosomal protein S10, chloroplastic, with translation MAISSSLVATLFPLCNSSSMSTTPKLSASLFIPNGSSTSRIQFQSPRLSTTRVFAAPEALEQTLQTEDPESSTVIVGSDSEKLAPKQKIRIKLRSYWVPLIEDSCKQIMDAARTTNAKTMGPVPLPTKKRIYCVLKSPHVHKDARFHFEIRTHQRLIDILHPTAQTIDSLMQLDLPAGVDVEVKL, from the exons ATGGCAATTTCATCATCTCTAGTCGCAACCTTGTTTCCATTATGCAATTCTTCCTCAATGTCTACTACACCTAAGCTTTCTGCTTCGCTTTTCATTCCAAATGGTTCATCGACCTCCAGGATTCAGTTCCAGTCACCTCGTTTATCTACAACCAGAGTCTTCGCAGCTCCTGAAGCTTTGGAACAAACCCTTCAG ACTGAGGATCCTGAATCTTCGACGGTGATTGTGGGGTCTGATTCCGAAAAG CTTGCACCAAAACAGAAAATAAGGATTAAACTGAGGTCTTATTGGGTACCTTTAATCGAGGATTCATGCAAGCAAATCATGGATGCTGCTAGAACAACAAACGCAAAGACCATGGGCCCTGTTCCATTGCCAACCAAGAAGAGAATATACTGTGTGCTTAAATCTCCTCATGTTCACAAAGATGCAAGATTTCATTTTGAGATCAGAACCCATCAACGGTTGATTGACATTCTACACCCAACTGCACAAACCATTGACTCTTTGATGCAGCTTGATCTTCCAGCTGGTGTTGATGTTGAGGTTAAGCTTTAG